The Mus pahari chromosome 2, PAHARI_EIJ_v1.1, whole genome shotgun sequence genomic interval GTACCGCCCTACATCATATGAAATCTGACATCCCAAGCCTTCAGCATTACCCCTTCCAAAGCCCATGCTCGGCTCTGGCAGAGGGACAAGTTCAGGACAGGTTCTTACAGACATGGTGACTCCAGCCTGTGGTCACTCTGGCTTCGGTGCTCAGAACAAGGATGTCTGGAGGCTATGAAGAAGGCAGACCTGGGTATCCCCAAAGCAGACCTGAGATCTGGGGGCTTATAAGACCTGTAGTAGCCTGTTTACAGGTGTGTAATCACAAGAAAATTGGTCTTGACTCTACTTATGAGTGAGGAAACTCTGGCTCAGAGAGAGCAATCTTGGTTCCCCAATCAAAAGCCCTGTGAAGCCAGGTCCAGCACCTTGACCCTCAGCTTCCACCCAGCCCTTCCCATTAGTGGGTGCAGAGAGGCAGCAATCGGGCCTAGACTGTATTACAGAGAAGTTCTCAGCCTCTTGGCTGTATCAGGTTACCTCTCCCAAAAAGTCTTTTCCTTAGCAACTGCATTTGTGTTTGGAATCCAGGGCCACTGGGATCTAGACAAGGACATAGTGAGGAAATGGATCAGGAACATAATGTCAAAAGGCACAAGGGTTCCAACCTGGCCATTGGCTGGCTGTGTCTCATCCTAGGGACTTAACAGCTGCACCCGTAAAGTAACCCTTCTGCACACATTTCTCTCGGAGTTGGAGGAGACCAAGGCTGTACAGTGCTCTTCCTAGCTCCTGGCCCATGGGAAATAGGAGTGGCTGGCTCGGGTCATATAGCTTTAACTTAGGATGCTTCTCAGGCAGGTAAACTCAGCAAGCACCCCACGGCATGAGTGAGTCTCGTTGAGCAGGTAAGGGAGGGCTTGGGGACCCTGGGCAGAAAGTTTAGAAGATTAACCATTCAAAGAAATGACAAAGGAATACGGAGGAAGATAATTCAAGAATCTGGAGACCAGGATGCAGTTGACAGTAACCCAATTCAAACAGACTTATCTACAGAGCAGTACAGCAGCCCTAGGGTGGTCAGGCCCATGAGCTCCATTCAGAAGTCTTTGGACATGTGCCcatttcctgcctccaactccccaATCTTGACTCCTTTTCAGGCAGCCTTTCCCACTAGCAACTCTGCCCTCATATTCCTACCATTTAGTGATCCAGAGGAAAGAACAGCTGTTTCTCAGTGGTCACCTTAGAAGTCTTCCAGTCACTCAGCATTGACCGCTCTGGCAGCAGGAACCAGTCTgtttcactgagccatctctccagccccccacagCAGCTAACAACTGACTTTAGATCTTACTGGCCAGGTCTTAGGTCACATAACcgcccctggggctggagagattcaGTATTCTCCCTGTAACCTCACATTGGGGTGGTCTGGGTCCCCAAAAGGACAATTACAATGGGCAAGGGTCCTGTTCtactgtgctggttagttttatatcaacttgacacaaactagagtcatctgagaggaggaaacctcaagaGAAAATGCCTGgcctacagcgtgagttccaggacagccagggctacacagagaaaccctgtctcaaaaaaaaaaaaaaaaaaaaaaagataaaagaaaagaaaaaaaaagaaaagaaaaaggaaatcccAAATAAgacatctatcatctattgagGAGTGCCCTGGGTCCTTCAGTGTCTAGGAAAGCCTAGGCCTGGGGTAGAAGTCAGAAGTCAATGGGAGATGGGTGCCAGAGAGGGATGAACCAGAGAGCAGCATGTGAGGGGTAAGGCACTGGAAGGCAGGTACAGAGTCGGGAATTATAAAGACAACGAGGAATAATAACCTGAAAGGCACCCAGGAGCTTATGAAAAGCCTCCAGTGGGTTAAGAGGGTAAGAGTCAGGTTAGGGGTTTCATCAGCACCTGGAGAAGAACCACAGAGCCGGAGTCAACCCTTAGCCTTCAGGAAACCTCAAAAAGATCCATGGAGCAGGGCAAGGTTGTTTCCTAGGCCTAGCTGTTATGACCCTGTGGACTGAGCCATCTGGAAATCATTGCCTCACTGACCAGCTTGAGGGTGGTACACCCCAATTCAACATGATACTTGCCTATGCCCTTCGCAGGGCACCTTCAGCCAGGTACCAGGCATCCAAGAGGCAGTGAAATGCCCACTTTGGGCGGCTCAGTCTGATTCATGATCACGCCTGCCAAGAAACACTGGTCCCTTCCCACCCTCAGACAATGCCAAGGCCCAAAAAGGTGATACAGGAAAAGAGCACCATGTAAACCTCACCTAACTCAGGTTCCATctcaccccctcaccccaccttgTATGTGTACATACTGTTCAGAACCTTCCTGGTCTTCCATTTGGCCAAACTGTCCATTATGTTGCACTAGATCCTGAGGTTTAATTTCCAACATGTAGAAACCTTTAATCCTTTATATGCTGGACACTGCAGCAACCCAAGGCTGGGAACCCTTTTACAAGAGTTCTCCACTGGGCAGCTGTCTCAGAGCACACCAGTCCCACCTCTGGCAGAGCCACCTGCGAGTTGTCTAGCGGGTCTTAATGACCCTCGACTCCCCCGCAGGGACCCCAAGCAGCCTCCAGCGCCCACAAGACAACGACAATGGTCAAGGTTGGAACCCTTTATTGCGCCCCAGGAAGGCAGCGGGCGGAGCAAGGCGCCGCACAACCGGAGCGCCGGGTGGCCATCGGCGGGCACGGTAGGCAAGCGCCGCCAGGCCATTGGCGCCGCCGGGCCGGTAACCATGGCAACGGCCGTTGCCAAGGGTGAGAGCCAATGGGGGCGTCGCCAGGGCCGTTTCAAAAACCTAAAGCAAACAGAACGCAGCATcgctgggggaggggcgggggagggaacAGGGATCAGGGACCTGGGCCAGGCGGAACCCTATGGAACCGGTACACCGAGGGGGGGGGCGCGGAGGGGGACAGATAGACGTAAAACTCGATAATGTCGCCAGACCGCAGGGACGTCACTTGCGGCCCTTGGGCACCTTGGGCACGCTGGGTTTGGCCGCCTTCTTCACTTTCTTCGCGCTGGCAGCAGCCGCGGTCTTCTTGCTCTTGTGCGTGCGCCGCTCGGGCTGCGGCTTGGCGGGCGTTCtgtccgccgccgccgccgtgcGCGCCTTGGGCGCGGGGCTGCTGGCCGCCGAAGCTCCGCGCCGCTCTGCGCCGCCCTCCAGCTTCTTGCGGTTCAGCTTGAAGGATCCGTTGGCGCCGGTGCCCTTCACCTGCAGCAGCGTATCGTTCTGCACCAGCGCCCGGATAGAGTACTTGAGGTAGGTGCGCCCGTTCTGCTGGTCGAACCATGCCACCTTCCTGGCCTCGGCGTAGATGCGCGCCAGGGACGAGCCGCCGCGCTCCCCCAGCCTGCGGATGGTCTCCACCACCAGCTGGCTGTACTTGCCCGGCTGGTTCTTCTTGCGGTTCTTCCTTCTCTTGGGCTGCGTGGGCGCCGCAGAGCCGCCGGCCTTGGCCGTCTTGCGGGCCGTCCCGTCAGCGCTCGTCGGCGGCAGGGCCTCCTCAAGCTCCACCGACATGGTGGCCAGCGGGTTGGCGGCAGGCGGCGCGCGGTAGCCGGGGGGCCGCGCCGGGAAGAGGAAGGCGAGGGGCCGCGGCGGCGCCGGGGGACTGGGGGCGCGCGGCGGCTCCAGGCGGGAGCGGCCGCGGCCGGGCCTGGGACCAGGCGGCAGGGCTGAGGTGCGGGCGGGGGCCGGGCCGGCCGCGGCGGGGCTGGGGGGTGTGGGAGGCGGAGAGGAGTCTGCGGGGAGCGCGGCGGGACTGCGCGAGCTCCGAAGCTCTGGGCGTGCGCGCTGCGCTCTGGCGGAGAGCGCGCCCCGCTCCGCTTTTATTTCCCCGTGGCGGACCACGTTGAGAACAACAACAGCCTGCGCCCAGGCCAGCGCCAACTTGTGCTTCTTGGAGCGCCTTCCGCGGCCACTGGCTCCTCCGCCCGCGGCTCCGGGACGCGGCTGCACCCTCAGCAGTGTGCCCTGGACAGCGTCCGAGCCCGCTGCGCTGCGCAGAGGCGGCCTGCGCCTAGGACGGGCTCAGCGGAGCGGCACAGAGGTGTGTACCCCCGGCTACAGGAGCGTGGAGGAGGGGGGCGCTCGATTTGGAAAGGATTAGCGCGGGCCCCGGGCGAGACCCCAAGACCCAGAACTTTGCAGGCGGCAGACAAGAGTGCTCCTCAGGCACCTGAGTTGGTTCTGGGTCCAGGGGACCACAGCCCTGCCCGCAGGAAGGGCATTAATTTGTCCCAACTAACACAGGGTACGCCCTCACGCGGCCGACAGGAGCAAGGCAAAGCCCGAGAGCGTGCTGGGGCGGGGGGCTTCTCCGAATCCTAAGGGAACAACAGAAGGGAATTGCCCTGAGGCTGCACGTCTGGCACCTTGGGCTTTGGACGCCTGGCATCTCAAGGATGAGTCAGTGCAGGCACACGACCACAGGGACTCTCCCTAGACACTTCCTCACCACTCGCTGGCCCCAAGTACCCCATTTTGTGATGCTTAAGTAGCCATCCCTGGACCCCTCAGAATTAGATGGGGGCTCCAGGATGGAAAAGTGTAAGGTTACCCCTAAGGCACTTCCCTTAGAGGGTGTGGCAGGGGACTGGCTTTTGAGGATCCTGCCGGCTTTGGAGGGCTTGCACGAGGTGGAGGTCCAGGGAAGGACCTGAAAGCCTGGGAAGTAGGCCAACGGAGGAGAGAGGGATGTTCAGGCAATGGTCAGCCTGCGGAGGACATAGTAGACACCACTGAAGCGTCCAGGCCAGCTTTGTTCCAATAGGTGTCAAGCAGTTCCCTGGCCTCTTTGGTGAAGAGAGCGAGCGACTGCCTGTAGATCAAGAAGGCCCCGATTCTCGGCCTTTCAAACTCAGTACTCCTGGGTGTGCCTGCCCCATGACCCCACGACCTCATCTCCATCAAAGGAAGGATCGTCGGGAAGTGGCCAGGGTTTAGCAGAGCCCAGAGACCGAGGAGTCATCCCTTTGTGACTCCATAGTTCTCAGGAGGAGGGCCAGTGGGCTAGGGTGCAGGTTCTCCTGGACTCACtaccctctctttctttaaacCCCCTCTATGGTGATGACACTCACTCCTGTCTCCAGCCAACCaggagcctgctgctgctgcttcgtGCCCTGTGTGCTGGAATGCTGCCTTCAGGCTCAGGCAGAAACTTCAGTAAGTTCTGGACGGTCACCTGACTGATGTCTATTTGTCCTGTCAGTCTGAGGTAAGATAGACAAAGCAGCATGAGAAGAGTCCCTCTTGTGTCTAGTTTGTCTTTCTTGCTAAGAGTCAGGAAACTTCAATACAATTGATAAACCCAAAATTACCCACAGAGATGCTGTTTTTTCCTAAGGCATCTAAACATCAAATGAACTGTAATTAGGCAAGAATGCTTAGAACATTGAGTTGTTACCGTATTAGCCCTTCTCTAATCCCTAACATCTAAGAATGCATTCcataaaaacattatttcattcacaaaaggaaaatttaagattttaaaaagtgagcTAGTGCATATATTTTTACTAAACTTTTAAACTTTGCTTGCACTTTAATAAAGTGAaaacttaagagttctttggCAAGCTGGGcgtgttggcgcatgcctttaatcccagcgcttgggaggcagaggcaggcgagttcaaggccagcctggtctacagagtgagtttcaggacagccagggctacacagagaaacccaaaaaaaaaaaaaaaaaaaaaaaaaaaaaaaaaaaaaaaaaaaaaaagaagagttctttggaaagtcagttgaatggtgttttgctggggcaaacgtgaaggtgaaggaacatttagctgaagcagacacacaaGTGTGAAAcactaaggcagactcgtgaaggaatgtttagctgaagcagacacaggaaaaggatgttctgctcaaccaagcacatgaaaggacacatgatgagggattctttgctaacaacacacatgtattggtccgaGGTACACTgtatagttgagctgcatttgttgggactccatagagaaacacaacagaaaaacatCTGGTGGTGTGCTGAGGTTTCTTGCCATTTCTGCAAACTCGGGCTCATGcgcagtgatgtcagctgagacagacagctgaggcaagacctgtggatgagatgtgatgtttggagggtataaatagaatataaatagGACTTGATGAACAGTGGCAGGGGATGActtgatcttcacttccctgagagaggcacagccaagaacttcctGGCCATTTCTccctggtccttcctgctgactccagccaaagctgaggcctggctgtgtcTGCTAGGTAGTGCAAATGCttctgattcctgtttgctaatCCCGGCTCTACCAAGCTAGACGGCTGGTGTATCCGTGAGGTGTTTTCGAGTGGATGGAGCTGCAACCTGTGAACCACACTGCCGATATCCAGttaacacagatgggagttgctgcaaagaacctttctaaacaggtccacttcccgtgtatcctttcttttccactatctctgctgggtggtgggctacatgggatgttaaagtgtttaagaaccatcattaaaaataggtgtttgaaaaattaaaagttatactTTAAGCTTTACTTAATCTTTAAACTGTATTGTAAATTATATTCTCTGAGGACCATAACTTGGAAAGTCATTGTAAagatgtaatgtgtgtgtgtgtgtgtgtggtgtgcaggtgcccacatgTAGAACAATTGTTGCCATGGGGcttgggtgtctttctcagtcattCTGCACCTTATTTTCCCAAATTAGGTCTCCCACTGAAACTGCTGCTCCCCAATTGAGCTAGCCTagatggccagcaagcccaggaaTCTGCTGGCATCTGCCTGGTGCTGCTGGAGTTATGGCCGTGCATAGACAAGCCCAGCTGGCCCAGGGATCAGTactccaatcctcctgcctgtgtaGCAGGCACCTCACCACTGATAGCAGCCCTCATCccatctccttttccctccccctcttttttcctcttccctttccttcccactccttccccctccttccctgcccatGCCCATGTCTTGGAACTGTGTATTATATATCCTTTTGTCAGCGGTGAagggccacagccacagccacagccacactgtCACACTCAGAGTTCCCATACTTTTTTAGGGGCCTCTATTCAGGCACAACTCATTTGCAGCTTTGATGCAGAAAAGAATGTCAGGACTAGCCAGTATGAAGCAGAGCTGGAGATTTTGTTAGGAGGATACTCAAGAGAATGAAAGCACACCCAGGACCATATATGAGGGCTTCAGGAGTGGAGTCAAGATGAGTTCTCTTAGCATTAGCTGTGTGTTCTGTTTGGTGGCTCTCAAGTTACATCTCCAAAGAGTGCTAAACAAcccttgtcttttttcttccgCCATGTGTATAGTGTATGAGGATACATTCAGTTGTGTATATATAGAGGAAGAAATGGCGggtcttcctctgtccctcttcaCCTTAGTTTTCAAGGGtattttgtgcatatgagtgttttgcctccatgcatgtctgtgcaccaagagTGTTCAGGGTCAGAAGAAAACATTGGctctccaggaactggagttacagatggttgtgagccaccacatgtgtactaggaactgaatttgggttctCTACAAGAACATATCTGAGttcttttaatcactgagccatctccagtcccagtcccttgtgttttgagacagggtttctcactgaacctagagccccAGTGGcagactggttggccagtgacACTCCAGGTCCCCACTCCCATGACTGTGATTTTAGAGGCGTGCTGTCTTGCTGggctttcatgtgggtgctgggaatttgaactcaaacCTCATGTTTTTCACATCAAGAAACACTTTATCCACTGGGCCGTCTCTTTTTGACAGGTGAGATTATTGGGGGACTCCAGAGGTCTCTTGGGTAGAATTATCTGACTAGTTAAAACCAAGCACTGCTAGGTCTGCAGAAGCGGGTGCAGTGTGAGTCCTTTCCCCGGAAATGGGGTTCCTGGTGAGATTCCTAAAAAACTGCACACTTTTGGCTAGGGAAAGAGACTGGCCTTCACCAGTAACAGGTTGGAATTCTTGCTTCTCTGCTGGTGAGAGTCTTCAAGAAGATTCCTGGGGGAGGGGCCGccttctttctccatctgtctcttctGTTCGCCCACTGAATGTTGAAACTCACTAGGCCCTGCTTCACTTCTGACTCATCTTGAAATGATTTCTGTGGAGACCCCTAAAGACAAAGGGACCCCCTTTTAGGTTGCTGGTAGCTATGTTGGACTGTGTATTTCTATTGCTGCTGACAAGTCTGCCTGCAAACTAAACTTCCCCACGTCTGTCCGAGCCTCCATCGTCACTTCACCCCAGGTCTGCTAGAGGGATGTGCTGCCAGCCTCTGCTAATAGACTCCAGTGGCAGCTCATCAGTGAGCTGGCTCTGCAGCACACTCCACCTTTTCTTCCTTACGCTTCACTCAAGGCTCTTGCCTCGCGCCTGTGCACCCCAGTCTTTGGGCCTGTGACAGGGGCTGGCTTTCCCTTCTGGTCAGCAGGCTGGCTCCCAGTATTTCCTTCATACATAGCACTTTCATCAGGCGCCGCCGccgctgttgctgctgctgctgctgctgctttttacCCACGGACAAGGCTCCAGCTTGAATTTTCTGGTGTTCTTTTTCTAGATAgggacttgcttttttttttttttttcttttgaattacaTTTAGTGAGGTGGGAAGGGAGAACACTACATGCcactacatgtgtgtgtaggtcaaagaCAACCAGTGAGatccagttctttctttccactatgtGTGTTGTAGGGATCACTCTGG includes:
- the LOC110316658 gene encoding histone H1x; amino-acid sequence: MSVELEEALPPTSADGTARKTAKAGGSAAPTQPKRRKNRKKNQPGKYSQLVVETIRRLGERGGSSLARIYAEARKVAWFDQQNGRTYLKYSIRALVQNDTLLQVKGTGANGSFKLNRKKLEGGAERRGASAASSPAPKARTAAAADRTPAKPQPERRTHKSKKTAAAASAKKVKKAAKPSVPKVPKGRK